GCCGCCCCGGAGGAACCGGCCGGCGGCGTGGTGCCGCTGGTGGTGTCGGCCCGCAGCCCCCGCTCCCTGGCGGGTCAGGCGGGCCGGCTGGCGGCGTACCTGGAGCGGGCCGACGGGGTGCCGCTCACCCGGGTGGCGGGCGCGCTGCTGTCCACCCGGGCGGTGCTCGGCGACCGGGCCGTGGTGGTGGCGGGTTCGGCCGAGGAGGCGACGGCCGGGCTGGGCGCGCTGGCCCGGGGCGAGACCCCGGCCGGTGTGGTGACCGGCAGCGTCCGTGCGCCGGGCAGGCTGGTGTGGGTGTTCCCCGGCCAGGGGACGCAGTGGGTCGGCATGGGCCGGGACCTGCTGGACGCCTCCCCGGTGTTCGCCGAGCGGATCGCCGCGTGCGCCGCCGCGCTGGCGCCGTGGGTGGACTGGTCGCTGCCGGAGGTGTTGCGGGGGGAGTGCGACCCGGCGCTGATGGAGCGGGTGGACGTGCTCCAGCCGGCGAGTTTCGCGGTGATGGTGGGGTTGGCGGCGGTGTGGTCGTCGGTGGGTGTGGTGCCGGATGCGGTGGTGGGTCACTCGCAGGGTGAGATCGCGGCGGCCTGCGTGGCGGGCGCGCTGACCCTGGAGGACGCGGCCCGGGTGGTGGCGCTGCGCAGCCAGGCCATCGCCGCCGAGCTGTCCGGCCGCGGCGGCATGGCCTCGGTCGCGCTGAGCCAGGAGGAGGTGCTCGCCCGGCTGACGCCGTGGGGCGACCGGGTCGAGATCGCCGCGGTCAACGGCCCCTCCTCCGTGGTGATCGCGGGCGACGCCGAGGCGTTGGCCGAGGCCGTAGCGGCGCTGGGCGGCCGGCGGGTGGCGGTGGACTACGCCTCGCACACCTGGCACGTCGAGGACATCGAGGACCAGCTCGCCGAGGCGCTGGTCGGGATCGACGCGCACGCCCCGGCGCTGCCGTTCTACTCCACCGTCACCGGGAGCTGGATCCGCGAGGCCGGGGTCGTCGACGGCGACTACTGGTACCGCAACCTGCGCAACCAGGTGCGGTTCGGCCCGGCGGTCGCCGAGCTGATCGACCAGGGTCACCGGGTGTTCGTGGAGGTGAGCGCGCATCCCGTGCTGGTCCAGCCGATCAGCGACCTGGTCGACGGCACCGAGGCCGAGGTCCTGGTGACCGGCACCCTGCGCCGCGACGACGGCGGCACCCGACGGCTGCTGACGTCGATGGCCGAGCTGTTCGTGCACGGGGTGGCGGTCGACTGGACCGCCGTGCTGCCGCCGGTCACCGGCCGGGTGGACCTGCCGACGTACGCGTTCGACCACGAGCACTACTGGCTGCATCCGGCGGTGGCGGCGGACGCGGCGTCGCTCGGGATGGCCAGCGCCGACCATCCGATGCTCGGCGCGGTGGTCCGGCTGCCGCAGTCCGACGGCCTGGTCGCCACCTCGCGGTTGTCGGTGCGGTCGCACCCGTGGCTGGCCGGGCACACCGTCGGCGACGTCGTGGTCGTCCCGGCCGCCGCGCTGGTCGAGCTGGCCGTGCGCGCCGGTGACGAGGCGGGCTGCCCGGTCCTCGACGAACTGGTGGTCGACACCCCGCTCGTGGTCCCCGCCCACGGCGGCGTCCGGGTCCAGGTCGCCCTGAGCGGACCCGGCCGCGACGACACCCGCACGGTGGACGTCTACTCGCTGCGCGAGGGGACCGCCGACGAGGTGTGGACCCGGCACGCCACCGGCCTGCTGTCGCCCACCCCCGGCACCCCGGAACCGTTCGACTTCACCGCCTGGCCGCCCCCCGGCGCGCGGCCGGTCGACCTCGCCGGACCGGCCGACGACGACCACCCGTACGGCCGGGCGGTACGGGCGGTGTGGCGTCGGGGCGAGGAGGTGTTCGCCGAGGTCGCCCTGCCCGAGGAGCAGGCCGCGGAGGCGACCGGGTACGGCCTGCACCCCGGACTGCTGGACGCGGCCCTGCACCCGGCCCTGCTGCCGGCGGCGGACGGCGTCGACGCGTCGCCGCGGCGACCGCGGGACTGGCACGGGCTGGTGCTGCACGCGGTGGGCGCGTCGACGCTGCGGGTCCGGCTGGTGGAGATCGACGCCGACACGGTGTCGCTGACCGCCGCCGACGACACCGGCGCGCTGGTGGTGACCGCGGACTCGCTCGGCCTCGGCGCGCTGTCCGTCGCGGCCACCGCCGGGGCCGGCACCCGACCGGTCGACTCGCTGTTCCAGGTGGAGTGGACCGGGCTGCCCGACGCCGGGGCGGTCCCGACACCGGCCTGGACCACTGTCGACACCGCTGACGACGTCACCGCCCTGACCGACGTACCCCCGGCCGTGGTGCTGGACGCGACCGGCGGTGGTGACCCCCTGACGGTGACCGCCCGGGTGCTCCAGGTCGTCCAGGCCTGGCTCGCCGGGTCGGGGCCGGAGGAGTCACGGCTGGTGGTCGCCACCCGCGGTGGCGTGCCCGCCGGGGACGGCGCGGTGCCGGACCCGGCCGGGGCGGCGGTGTGCGGCCTGGTGCGGGCCGCCCAGGGTGAGAACCCGGACCGGATCGTCCTGCTCGACCTGGACCCGACCGGCGACGCAGGCGCGGAGCCGGTCCTGGGTGCGGCCCTGGCCAGCGGCGAGCCGCAGCTCGCGGTGCGTGGGACGACCCTGTCCGTGCCCCGGCTCGCCCGCGCCGCCCGGGCGGCCGACGCCGATGCCGGGTTCGGTCCGCAGAGCACGGTGCTGGTCTCGGGCGCCGGCGCGCTGGGCGCCCTGGTCGCCCGGCACCTGGTGGACCGGCACGGTGTCCGCCGGCTGGTGCTGGCCAGCCGGCGGGGTACCGCCGCCGAGGGGGTGGCCGAGCTGGTCGCCGAGCTGACCGGGCGGGACGTGGACGTGGCCGTGGTGGCCTGCGACGTGTCCGACCGGGACCAGGTGGCCGCCCTGCTGGCGGAGCACCCGCCGACCGCGGTGGTGCACACCGCCGGGGTCCTGGACGCGGGCGTGATCGAGACGGTCACCCCGGAGAAGCTGGCCCGGGTGTTCGCGCCGAAGGTGGACGCGGTGCGGCACCTGGACGCGTTGACGCGGGGGCTGCCGTTGACGGCGTTCGTCGTGTACTCGTCGGTGTCGGCGGTGTTCATGGGTGCCGGTAGTGGCAGTTATGCGGCGGCGAATGCGTTCCTGGACGGGTTGATGGCGCAGCGGCGGTCGGTGGGTCTGCCAGGGTTGTCGCTGGCCTGGGGCCTGTGGGAGCAGAGCACCGGGATGGCGGCGAACACCGACGAGCTGACCCGGGCCCGGATGAGCCGGCGCGGTGGTCTGCAGCTGATGACGCAGGCCGAGGGGATGGCGCTCTTCGACGCCGCCCTCGGCGCGGAGCAGGCGTTGCTGGTGCCCGCGAAGCTGGACCTGCGCGGCGTCCGCGCCGACGCGGCGGCCGGCGGCGCGGTGCCGCACATGCTGCGCGGACTGGTCCGCGCCGGTCGCCGGCAGGCGCGGTCGGGTGCCGCCGGTGCGGGCCGCGGCCGGCTGGCCGAACGGCTGGCCGGGCTCTCCGCGGCCGACCAGCTCACCCTGCTGCTGGACCTGGTACGCGGTCAGGTGGCGGCCGTGCTCGGGCACTCCGGTGCCGGCGCGGTCCGCGCGGACGGGGCGTTCAAGGACGCCGGGTTCGACTCGCTCACCTCGGTGGAGCTGCGCAACCGGCTGCGCGAGGCGACCGGCCTGAAGCTGCCCGCCACGCTGGTGTTCGACCACCCGAGCCCGCAGGCCCTCGCCCGCCACCTGCGCGACGAGCTGGGCGACGGCACCCCGACGGTGACGACCCTGCCGACCGGGCCGGCCGCCGACCCGGAGGAGCCGATCGCGATCGTCGGCATGGCGTGCCGGCTGCCCGGCGGGGTGGCCGGGCCGGCGGACCTGTGGCGGCTGGTGACCGAGCGCCGGGACGCGGTGTCCGGGTTCCCCACCGACCGGGGCTGGGACCTGGAGGGGCTGTTCGACCCCGACCCGGAGCGTCCGGGCACGTCGTACACCAGCCAGGGGGGTTTCCTGCACGAGGCGGGCCTGTTCGACGCCGGATTCTTCGGCATCTCGCCGCGCGAGGCGCTGGCGATGGACCCGCAGCAGCGGCTGCTGCTCGAGACGTCCTGGGAGGCGCTGGAGGACACCGGGGTCGACGCCACCGCGCTGAAGGGCGCCGACGTCGGCGTGTTCACCGGCGTCTTCGGCCAGGGCTACGTCGCGCCGGGGGCCAGTGTGGTCACCCCGGAGCTGGAGGGCTTCGCGGGCACCGGCGGGTCGTCGAGCGTGGCGTCGGGCCGGGTCTCCTACGTCTTCGGCTTCGAGGGGCCGGCGATCACCATCGACACGGCCTGCTCGTCGTCGCTGGTGGCGATCCACCTGGCCGCCCAGGCGCTGCGGCAGGGCGAGTGCTCGATGGCGCTGGCCGGGGGCGCGACGGTGATGGCGAACCCGGGTGCGTTCGTCGAGTTCTCCCGGCAGCGGGGGCTGGCCGTGGACGGGCGCTGCAAGGCGTTCGCCGCCGCCGCCGACGGCACCGGCTGGGCCGAGGGCGTCGGCGTGGTGGTCCTGGAGCGGCTGTCGGTGGCGCGGGAACGGGGTCACCAGATCCTGGCGGTGCTGCGCGGCAGCGCGGTGAACCAGGACGGCGCGTCCAACGGGCTGACCGCGCCGAACGGGCCGTCGCAGCAGCGGGTGATCCGCAAGGCGCTGGCCAACGCCGGGCTCTCCCCGGCCGAGGTGGACACGGTGGAGGCGCACGGCACCGGCACCGCGCTGGGCGACCCGATCGAGGCGCAGGCGCTGCTGGCCACGTACGGCAAGGACCGGGATCCCGGCACGCCGTTGTGGCTGGGGTCGCTGAAGTCGAACATCGGTCACGCGCAGGCCGCCGCCGGGGTGGCCGGGGTGATCAAGGTGGTGCAGGCGCTGCGGCACGGGGTGCTGCCGGCGACCCTGCACGTGGACGCGCCCACCCCCGAGGTGGACTGGTCGGCCGGCGCGGTCGAGCTGCTGACCGAGGCGCGTGACTGGCCGCGCAACGGGCACCCGCGCCGGGCCGGGGTCTCCGCGTTCGGGGTCAGCGGCACCAACGCGCACCTGATCATCGAGGAGGCGCCGCCGCAGGAGGAGTCCCCCGCCCCCGAGCCGGTGACCCTCCCGGACGTGCTGCCCGTGCCGGTCTCCGCGCGCAGCGCCGCCTCGCTGGCGGCGCAGGCCGGCCGGCTCGCGGCGTACCTCGACGGGGCCGACGGGGTGCCGCTGGCCCAGGTGGCCGGGGCGCTGGTGTCCGGCCGGGCCGCGCTGACCGAGCGGGCCGTGGTGGTGGCCGGTTCCCGGGCCGAGGCGACGGCCGGGCTCACCGCGCTGGCCCGGGGCGAGGACGCGCCCGGCGTGGTCACCGGCCGGACGGGGGCGTCCGGCAAGGTGGTCTGGGTGTTCCCCGGCCAGGGCACGCAGTGGGCCGGGATGGGCCGGGCGCTGCTGGACGCCTCGCCGGTCTTCGCCGAGCGGATCGCCGAGTGCGCGGCCGCGCTGACGCCGTGGACCGACTGGTCCCTGATCGAGGTGCTGCGCGGCGAGGCCGCGCCGGACCTGCTGGACCGGGTGGACGTGCTGCAACCGGCCAGCTTCGCCATGATGGTCGGCCTGGCCGCGGTGTGGCGGTCGTGCGGGCTGCGGCCGGACGCCGTGATCGGGCACTCCCAGGGCGAGATCGCCGCCGCCTGCGTGGCCGGCGCACTGACGCTTCAGGACGCGGCCCGGGTGGTGGCGCTGCGCAGCCAGGCCATCGCCGCCGAGCTGTCCGGCCGCGGCGGCATGGCGTCGGTCGCCCTGAGCGAGGAGGAGGCGGTGGCCCGCCTCGCGCCCTGGGCCGACCTGGTCCAGGTCGCCGCGGTCAACAGCCCCACCTCGGTGGTGGTCGGCGGCGACGCGGCGGCCCTCGACGAGGCGCTCACCGCGTGGGAGGCCGACGGGGTACGGGTCCGGCGGGTGGCGGTCGACTACGGTTCGCACACCGTCCAGGTGGAGCAGATCCGCGACCTGCTCGCCGAGACGCTGGCCGAGGTGCGGGCACAGGCCCCGACGGTGCCGTTCTACTCGACGGTGACCCGCGAGTGGATCCGCGACGCCGGGGTGGTGGACGGCGGGTACTGGTACCGCAACCTGCGCGGTCAGGTGCGGTTCGGGCCGGCCGTCGGGGACCTGCTCGGCCAGGACCACGGCGTCTTCGTGGAGGTCAGCGCCCATCCGGTGCTGGTCCAGCCGATCAGCGAGATCGTCGACGACGCCGACGTCGTGGTGACCGGATCGCTGCGGCGCGACGACGGTGGCCTGCGGCGGCTGCTGACCTCGATGGCCGAGGTGTACGTCCGGGGCGTGCCGGTGGACTGGACCGGGCTGCTGCCCCCGCCGCCCCCGCGGCTGGAGCTGCCGACGTACGCCTTCGACCACCGGCACTACTGGTTGCGGCAGCCCAGCGGCTCCGCCACCGACGCCACGTCGCTGGGGCAGGTGGCGACCGACCACCCGCTGCTCGGCGCGGTGGTGCACCTGCCGGCCTCGGACGGTCTGGTGTCCACCTCGCTGCTGTCGGTGCGCTCGCATCCGTGGCTGGCCGACCACGCGGTCGGCGGGGTGGTGATCCTGCCCGGCAGCGGGCTGGTGGAGCTGGTCGTGCGCGCCGGTGACGAGGCCGGTTGCCCGGTGCTGGACGAGCTGGTGGTGGAGGCGCCGCTGGCCCTTCCCGAGCAGGGCGGGGTGCAGGTCCAGGTGGCGCTGAGCGGGCCGGGCGCGAACGGCACGCGCGGGGTGGAGGTGTACTCCCGGCGCGACGGCGGCCCGGGCACCTGGACCCGGCACGCCGTCGGTGTGCTCTCCGCGACGCCGGGCGGCGGCACCGGCTTCGACTTCACCGCCTGGCCCCCGCCGGGCGCGGAGCCGGTCGACGTCGGGGACTTCTACCTCGACCTGGCCGAGCGGGGTTACGGCTACGGACCCGCCTTCCAGGGCCTGCGGGCGGTGTGGCGGCGCGGTGACGAGGTGTTCGCCGAGGCGGCCCTGCCCGAGGACCTGCGCCCGGAGGCCGGCCGGTACGGCGTCCACCCGGCGCTGCTGGACGCCGCGCTCCAGGCCGCCACGGCCGGTGCCCCGGGTGAGCAGCCGGGCGAGGCGGTGCTGGCCTTCGCGTGGAACGGGTTCGTCCTGCACGCCGAGGGTGCGACGGCGCTGCGGGTCCGGCTCGCGCCGCAGGGGTCGCAGACCCTGGTCGTCGAGGCCGCCGACGAGACCGGCGGACCGGTGCTGACGATGGACTCGCTGGTGTCCCGGCCGGTGTCGGCGGCGCAACTGGGGGCCGCCGGGCACGACGTGCGGGACGCGATGTTCCGGGTGGACTGGACCGAGCTGCCCGCGACCGCCGCCGAGCCGGTGCCGGCGTGGACGTCGGTGTCCACCGCCGACGACGTGACGGCGCTGGCCGGGGGCGACGGGTCGCCGACGGTGGTGGTGCTCGACGCCGACGGCGGCGCCGGTCCGCTCGCGGTGACCTCCCGGGTGTTGGCGGTCGTGCAGGCGTGGCTGGCCGAGCCCGGGTTCGAGGAGGCCCGGCTGGTCGTGCGTACCCGGGGGGCGGTGCCCGCCGGGGGCGACCACCTGGTCACCGATCCGGCGGCCGCGACGGTGTGGGGTCTGGTCCGGGCCGCCCAGGCGGAGAGCCCGGACCGGATCGTCCTGCTGGACGCCGATCCCGCCCCCGGGGCCGACCCGGACCTGGCGCTGGTGGCCGGTGAGCCGCAGCTCGCGGTGCGGGCGGGCCGGCTGTGCGTGCCCCGGCTCGCCCGGGCCACCGAGCCGCTCCGGGACGACGCCCCGGACGTCTTCCGGCCCGACGGCACGGTCCTGGTCTCCGGTGCCGGCGCGCTGGGCGCGCTGGTGGCCCGGCACCTGGTGGACCGGCACGGGGTACGACGGCTGGTGCTGGCCAGCCGGCGTGGCCCGGCCGCCGACGGGACGGCCGAGCTGGTCGCCGAGCTGACCGCGGCGGGCGCGGACGTGTCGGCGGTGGCCTGCGACGTCTCCGACCGGGACCAGGTCGCGGCCCTGCTGGCCGGGCACCCGGTGACCGGTGTCGTGCACACCGCAGGGGTGTTCGACGACGGTCTGGTCGGCGGGCTGACCCCGGACCGGTTGGCCGGGGTGTTCGCCCCCAAGGTCGACGCGGTACGGCACCTCGACGAGCTGACCCGGGGCCGGGACCTGGACGCGTTCGTCGTGTTCTCGTCGGTCGCGGGTGTGGTCGGTGGCGGCGGCCAGGGCAGCTACGCGGCCGCGAACGCGTTCCTGGACGCGGCGATGGCGCACCGCCGGGCGGCCGGTCTGCCCGGGCTCTCGCTGGCCTGGGGCCTGTGGGAACGCAGCGTCGGGATGGCCGCCCACCTCAGCATCGTCGACCACGCGCGGGCCAGCCGGGGCGGCGTGCTGGAGCTGAGCCGGGCCGACGGGCTGGCGCTGTTCGACGCGGCGTTGCGGACCGACCAGGCCCTGCTGGTGCCGATCCGGCTGGACCCGCAGGCGATGCGGGCCGACGTCGCCGCGGGCGGCGCGGTGCCGTCGCTGCTGCGGGGACTGGTGCGCGCCGGCCGGCAGCAGGCCCGGGCCGCGGTCGCGTCGCAGGACTCGCTGGCCCGCCGGCTCGCCGGGCTCGTCCCGGCCGAGCAGGAGGCGCTGCTGCTGGATCTGGTACGTGGCCAGGTCGCGGCGGTGCTCGGGCACACCGACCCGCAGGACGTCCGGGCGGACGTGGCCTTCAAGGACGTCGGGTTCGACTCGCTGACCTCGGTGGAGCTGCGTAACCGGCTGCGCGAGGCGACCGGGTTGAAGCTGCCCCCGACGTTGGTCTTCGACTACCCGAACCCGTCGGCGCTCGCCCACCACCTGCGCACCCGGCTGCGCCCGGAGGACACCGCGCCGGCAGTGGAGCGCGGCGTGGACGAGGCGCGGTTGCGGCAGGCCCTCGCGTCGGTCCCGTTGGCCCGGCTGCGGGCGGCGGGGCTGGTCGACGCGCTGCTCGAACTCGCCGTCACGGACGAGCCGGACGACGGTGCCGTGGCGGAGCGGGAGGTCGGCGACCTGGACGTCGACGACCTGGTGGAAATGGTGCTCGGCGGTGAGTAGTCCGGGGTGGTCCGGCAGTGGCTTGCGAGGAATGGGAGACCTCTGGTGAGTGCGTCGTACGAGAAGGTCGTCGAGGCGTTGCGGCGGTCGGTGGCCGAGGCCGGTGAGCTGAAGAAGCGCAACCGGCAGCTCCTCGGCGCGTCCCGGGAGCCGATCGCCATCGTCGGGATGGCCTGCCGCCTCCCGGGCGGGGTGGCCGGCCCGGCGGACCTGTGGCGGCTGGTGTCCGAGGGCCGGGACGCGGTGTCCGGTTTCCCCACCGACCGGGGCTGGGACCTGGACAACCTGTTCGACCCCGATCCCGACAACTCGGGCACCTCGTACGTCGACCAGGGTGGCTTCCTGCACGAGGCGGGCCTGTTCGACGCCGGGTTCTTCGGCATCTCGCCGCGCGAGGCGCTGGCCATGGACCCCCAGCAGCGGCTGCTGCTGGAGGCCTCCTGGGAGGCGTTCGAGAACGCCGCCGTCGACCCGACCACGCTGAAGGGCACCGACGTCGGCGTGTTCGTCGGCACCGCCCCGCAGGGCTACGGCTCCGGCCCGATCGGGCCGGAGATGCAGAGCTTCGCGGGGACCGGGGTGGCGTCGAGCGTCGCCTCGGGCCGGGTGTCGTACGTGTTCGGGTTCGAGGGGCCGGCGGTGACCGTGGACACCGCCTGCTCGTCGTCGCTGGTGGCGATGCACCTGGCGGCGCAGGCGCTGCGGCAGGGCGAGTGCTCGATGGCGCTGGCCGGCGGCGTGATGGTGATGTCCAGCCCCAACTCCTTCGTCGTGT
Above is a window of Micromonospora rifamycinica DNA encoding:
- a CDS encoding type I polyketide synthase, with translation MSAPDEQIVQALRASLKENARLQQENSALAAAAAEPIAIVSMACRYAGGIRGPEDLWRVVTDGTDVYTGFPTDRGWDLEGLYHPDPDNPGTTYVRQGAFLHDAAQFDAAFFGISPREALAMDPQQRQLLEVAWETFERAGIDPHSVRGSDVGVFAGIVHQDYAPDLSGFEGFLSLERALGTAGGVASGRVAYTLGLEGPAVTVDTMCSSSLVAVHLASQALRRGECSMALAGGSTVMATPGGFVGFARQRGLAFDGRCKSYAAGADGSSWAEGVGVLLLERLSVARERGHQVLAVIRGSAVNQDGASNGLTAPNGPSQQRVIRNALASAGLRPTDVDTVEGHGTGTTLGDPIEAQALLATYGQGRDPQQPLWLGSVKSVIGHTQAASGVAGVIKTVLALRHGVLPATRHVDAPTPQVDWSAGAVELLTEARDWPRNGRPRRAGVSSFGASGTNAHLILEEAPEEANPAPQASPAGVVPLVVSAHTATSLAAQAQRLASFVADTPAPLSQVAGTLVAGRATLGERAVVVAGSTDEAVAGLGALARGENAPGLVTGSGTPGPVVWVFPGQGTQWAGMGRELLDSSPVFAARIADCAAALERWVDWSLVDVLRGDVDPAVMRRVDVLQPASFAVMMGLAAVWASVGVQPDAVLGHSQGEIAAACVAGALSLDDAARVVALRSQAIAGTLSGRGGMASVALSEDEATQRLARWADRVEVAAVNGPSSVVVAGDADALDEALELLDDQGVRVRRIAVDYASHSRHVTDVRDALADALAGITASAPTVPFYSTVTGEWVRDAGVVDGGYWYRNLRHQVRFGPAVTELLAQGHGVFVEISAHPVLVQPISEIVDRAGGDVVVTGSLRRDEGGLRRLLTSMAELYVRGVALDWAVLLPEGAGVPPLPLPTYAFDHQHYWLRMGDSATDAASLGLVGADHPLLGAVVPLPQSDGLVFTSRLSLRTHPWLAGHAIGGMVIIPGTVYVDLAVRAGDEFGFGVLEELVIEAPLVLPEQGGVRLQVAVGGPAETGLRPVSVYSLREDGTDTWTRHATGLLAATPPTTPVGGFDFTAWPPAGVRQVDIEGFYADLVERGYAYGPAFQGLRAVWRRGDEVFAEVALPDDQREDAGRFGIHPALLDAALHTNAFANPDDDRRVLPFAWNRLVLHAAGASALRVRVAPCGPDALSFQAADDTGAPVVTMDSLVSLPVSADQLETAAQENRDSLFRVEWTELPPVAAAPAWSWTTVTGPDDVPALTRRAAEAPTAVLHAVGDDEGPLALTSRVLAVVQAWLAADELADARLVVVTRGATPARDGVVVDPAGAAVWGLLRAAQAENPNRFVLLDADPAGPDLLLGPALASGEPQLAVRGTTLATPRLTHAANQDPGAPDVFRPEGTVLVTGGTGSLGAMITRHLVGRHGVRRLVLASRRGPAADGVAELIAELTAQGADVSAVACDVSDREQVAALVAEHRPTGVVHMAGVLDDGVIGALTPERLAGVFAPKVDAVRHLDELTRDADLDAFVVFSSAAALMGSAGQGNYAAANAFLDGVMANRRAAGLPGVSLAWGLWEQSTGLTAHLSAVDQARMSRGGVLAITPDEGTALFDLGLRADQALLVPIKLDLKTLRAQAATGTDVPHLLRGLVRVSRRVARASAGDSGGLVRRLAGLTPEEQETILVGIVQAEATGVLGFSGPELAQGTRTFNEIGFDSLTAVELRNRLSAATGVKLPATLVFDYPTPVALARHLRTELGDTVAGTTTTVTVLADPDEPIAIVGMACRLPGGVTDPDGLWHLLFEGREGMSPFPEDRGWDLAGLFDPDPDRPGTSYTRQGGFLQGAGLFDAGFFGISPREALAMDPQQRLLLEASWEALERAGVDPTAMRGHDVGVFTGVSIHDYLESLSNMPAELEGFVTTATAGSVASGRVSYAFGFEGPAVTVDTACSSSLVAMHLAAQALRQGECSMALAGGVAVMGSPIGVLGMSRQRGLAEDGRVKAFSATADGTVLSEGVAIVVLERLSVARERGHRVLAVVRGSAVNQDGASNGLTAPNGPSQQRVIRSALANAGLTPDEVDAVEAHGTGTALGDPIEAQALLATYGRDRDPQRPLWLGSLKSNVGHTQAAAGVASVIKMVQALRHDTLPPTLHVTEPTHQVDWSMGAVELLTAAREWSPDGRPRRAGVSSFGISGTNAHLILEEAPAEVIPDAAPEEPAGGVVPLVVSARSPRSLAGQAGRLAAYLERADGVPLTRVAGALLSTRAVLGDRAVVVAGSAEEATAGLGALARGETPAGVVTGSVRAPGRLVWVFPGQGTQWVGMGRDLLDASPVFAERIAACAAALAPWVDWSLPEVLRGECDPALMERVDVLQPASFAVMVGLAAVWSSVGVVPDAVVGHSQGEIAAACVAGALTLEDAARVVALRSQAIAAELSGRGGMASVALSQEEVLARLTPWGDRVEIAAVNGPSSVVIAGDAEALAEAVAALGGRRVAVDYASHTWHVEDIEDQLAEALVGIDAHAPALPFYSTVTGSWIREAGVVDGDYWYRNLRNQVRFGPAVAELIDQGHRVFVEVSAHPVLVQPISDLVDGTEAEVLVTGTLRRDDGGTRRLLTSMAELFVHGVAVDWTAVLPPVTGRVDLPTYAFDHEHYWLHPAVAADAASLGMASADHPMLGAVVRLPQSDGLVATSRLSVRSHPWLAGHTVGDVVVVPAAALVELAVRAGDEAGCPVLDELVVDTPLVVPAHGGVRVQVALSGPGRDDTRTVDVYSLREGTADEVWTRHATGLLSPTPGTPEPFDFTAWPPPGARPVDLAGPADDDHPYGRAVRAVWRRGEEVFAEVALPEEQAAEATGYGLHPGLLDAALHPALLPAADGVDASPRRPRDWHGLVLHAVGASTLRVRLVEIDADTVSLTAADDTGALVVTADSLGLGALSVAATAGAGTRPVDSLFQVEWTGLPDAGAVPTPAWTTVDTADDVTALTDVPPAVVLDATGGGDPLTVTARVLQVVQAWLAGSGPEESRLVVATRGGVPAGDGAVPDPAGAAVCGLVRAAQGENPDRIVLLDLDPTGDAGAEPVLGAALASGEPQLAVRGTTLSVPRLARAARAADADAGFGPQSTVLVSGAGALGALVARHLVDRHGVRRLVLASRRGTAAEGVAELVAELTGRDVDVAVVACDVSDRDQVAALLAEHPPTAVVHTAGVLDAGVIETVTPEKLARVFAPKVDAVRHLDALTRGLPLTAFVVYSSVSAVFMGAGSGSYAAANAFLDGLMAQRRSVGLPGLSLAWGLWEQSTGMAANTDELTRARMSRRGGLQLMTQAEGMALFDAALGAEQALLVPAKLDLRGVRADAAAGGAVPHMLRGLVRAGRRQARSGAAGAGRGRLAERLAGLSAADQLTLLLDLVRGQVAAVLGHSGAGAVRADGAFKDAGFDSLTSVELRNRLREATGLKLPATLVFDHPSPQALARHLRDELGDGTPTVTTLPTGPAADPEEPIAIVGMACRLPGGVAGPADLWRLVTERRDAVSGFPTDRGWDLEGLFDPDPERPGTSYTSQGGFLHEAGLFDAGFFGISPREALAMDPQQRLLLETSWEALEDTGVDATALKGADVGVFTGVFGQGYVAPGASVVTPELEGFAGTGGSSSVASGRVSYVFGFEGPAITIDTACSSSLVAIHLAAQALRQGECSMALAGGATVMANPGAFVEFSRQRGLAVDGRCKAFAAAADGTGWAEGVGVVVLERLSVARERGHQILAVLRGSAVNQDGASNGLTAPNGPSQQRVIRKALANAGLSPAEVDTVEAHGTGTALGDPIEAQALLATYGKDRDPGTPLWLGSLKSNIGHAQAAAGVAGVIKVVQALRHGVLPATLHVDAPTPEVDWSAGAVELLTEARDWPRNGHPRRAGVSAFGVSGTNAHLIIEEAPPQEESPAPEPVTLPDVLPVPVSARSAASLAAQAGRLAAYLDGADGVPLAQVAGALVSGRAALTERAVVVAGSRAEATAGLTALARGEDAPGVVTGRTGASGKVVWVFPGQGTQWAGMGRALLDASPVFAERIAECAAALTPWTDWSLIEVLRGEAAPDLLDRVDVLQPASFAMMVGLAAVWRSCGLRPDAVIGHSQGEIAAACVAGALTLQDAARVVALRSQAIAAELSGRGGMASVALSEEEAVARLAPWADLVQVAAVNSPTSVVVGGDAAALDEALTAWEADGVRVRRVAVDYGSHTVQVEQIRDLLAETLAEVRAQAPTVPFYSTVTREWIRDAGVVDGGYWYRNLRGQVRFGPAVGDLLGQDHGVFVEVSAHPVLVQPISEIVDDADVVVTGSLRRDDGGLRRLLTSMAEVYVRGVPVDWTGLLPPPPPRLELPTYAFDHRHYWLRQPSGSATDATSLGQVATDHPLLGAVVHLPASDGLVSTSLLSVRSHPWLADHAVGGVVILPGSGLVELVVRAGDEAGCPVLDELVVEAPLALPEQGGVQVQVALSGPGANGTRGVEVYSRRDGGPGTWTRHAVGVLSATPGGGTGFDFTAWPPPGAEPVDVGDFYLDLAERGYGYGPAFQGLRAVWRRGDEVFAEAALPEDLRPEAGRYGVHPALLDAALQAATAGAPGEQPGEAVLAFAWNGFVLHAEGATALRVRLAPQGSQTLVVEAADETGGPVLTMDSLVSRPVSAAQLGAAGHDVRDAMFRVDWTELPATAAEPVPAWTSVSTADDVTALAGGDGSPTVVVLDADGGAGPLAVTSRVLAVVQAWLAEPGFEEARLVVRTRGAVPAGGDHLVTDPAAATVWGLVRAAQAESPDRIVLLDADPAPGADPDLALVAGEPQLAVRAGRLCVPRLARATEPLRDDAPDVFRPDGTVLVSGAGALGALVARHLVDRHGVRRLVLASRRGPAADGTAELVAELTAAGADVSAVACDVSDRDQVAALLAGHPVTGVVHTAGVFDDGLVGGLTPDRLAGVFAPKVDAVRHLDELTRGRDLDAFVVFSSVAGVVGGGGQGSYAAANAFLDAAMAHRRAAGLPGLSLAWGLWERSVGMAAHLSIVDHARASRGGVLELSRADGLALFDAALRTDQALLVPIRLDPQAMRADVAAGGAVPSLLRGLVRAGRQQARAAVASQDSLARRLAGLVPAEQEALLLDLVRGQVAAVLGHTDPQDVRADVAFKDVGFDSLTSVELRNRLREATGLKLPPTLVFDYPNPSALAHHLRTRLRPEDTAPAVERGVDEARLRQALASVPLARLRAAGLVDALLELAVTDEPDDGAVAEREVGDLDVDDLVEMVLGGE